One part of the Aurantibacillus circumpalustris genome encodes these proteins:
- a CDS encoding NADH-quinone oxidoreductase subunit B: MSNEIIKKTKLEIAKQPDGMEGPGFFATKVDAVMGMARANSLWPLPFATSCCGIEFMATMGSHYDLARFGMERLSFSPRQADLLMVMGTIAKKMGPTLRQVYEQMAEPRWVLSVGACASSGGIFDTYSVLQGIDRIIPVDVYVPGCPPRPEQIIDGILKIQELAKNESGRRRHSEQYKDLMNSFGIE, encoded by the coding sequence ATGTCAAACGAAATTATAAAAAAAACAAAACTAGAAATTGCAAAACAACCCGATGGGATGGAAGGTCCTGGTTTTTTCGCAACTAAAGTAGATGCAGTTATGGGGATGGCCCGCGCCAATTCTTTGTGGCCGCTACCTTTTGCTACCTCTTGCTGTGGTATTGAATTTATGGCTACTATGGGGTCGCATTACGACCTTGCTCGTTTCGGAATGGAACGTTTGAGTTTTTCTCCTCGTCAAGCAGATCTTTTAATGGTAATGGGTACTATTGCAAAAAAAATGGGTCCTACGTTACGTCAAGTATATGAACAAATGGCCGAACCACGCTGGGTATTAAGTGTTGGAGCATGTGCAAGTAGCGGTGGAATTTTTGATACATACAGCGTTTTACAAGGAATTGACAGAATTATTCCGGTTGACGTTTATGTTCCTGGCTGCCCTCCTCGTCCTGAACAAATTATTGATGGCATCTTAAAAATACAAGAGTTAGCTAAAAATGAATCTGGTCGCCGTCGTCACTCAGAGCAGTATAAGGACTTAATGAATAGTTTCGGAATAGAATAA
- the nuoK gene encoding NADH-quinone oxidoreductase subunit NuoK translates to MINGISINMYLLLSTVIFIIGAIGVMARRNTIIIFMCIELMLNAVNLLLVAFSVLHNDAAGQVFVFFIMAVAAAEVAVGLAILTMIFRNIKSIDTDLLGNLKN, encoded by the coding sequence ATGATCAACGGAATCTCCATAAACATGTATCTGCTTCTAAGCACTGTGATTTTTATCATTGGCGCTATTGGCGTAATGGCCCGCAGAAACACAATTATTATTTTTATGTGCATTGAATTAATGCTAAACGCAGTTAATCTGCTGTTGGTAGCATTTAGTGTACTTCATAACGATGCCGCCGGCCAGGTATTTGTATTTTTTATTATGGCAGTTGCCGCTGCTGAGGTTGCGGTTGGACTTGCTATTTTAACTATGATATTTAGAAACATTAAAAGTATTGACACCGATTTACTAGGTAATTTAAAAAACTAA
- the nuoL gene encoding NADH-quinone oxidoreductase subunit L, whose protein sequence is MIKLVALIPLFPLMGFLFNGFFGKKINKGLSGTIASLSIFASFIVSVLIFMELQASSQKEFVVNVFSWINSGVLKVPFEFLVDPLSTVFLLIITGIGFLIHIYSIGYMHDDEGFARFFTYLNLFVFFMLLLVLGNNYLITFVGWEGVGLCSYLLIGFWYKNTAFNNAAKKAFIMNRVGDLGFLLGIILIFVTYGSISYSEVFDNAGTASTSTVTAIALLLFIGAIGKSAQLPLYTWLPDAMAGPTPVSALIHAATMVTAGIFMIVRSNVFYSMSAVAGETVAVVGVITALFAATIGVLQTDIKKILAYSTVSQLGLMFLALGVGAYSSAVFHVTTHAFFKALLFLGAGSVIHAMGGEQDIRKMGGLKGKIKITFGTMMIGTIAISGIFPFSGFFSKDEILAHAYEHSPILWLLGTFASMLTAFYMFRLMFLTFFGKFRGTHDQEHHLHESPSSMTIPLIVLAVLSIFGGVLGFPEFWHLPNWMHHNLEPIILRPSYSTMSHQTEWTLMIIAVTGALAVIYFTYLMFMKYKVMPADKEEQMRPWQRVIFNKYYVDEIYDAVIRKPLDAISKMFFRHVDKSFIDGIVNGMGSTVKTIGSSVRYLQNGNIGFYLMSMVLGVVFIVLLTFLIK, encoded by the coding sequence ATGATCAAATTAGTAGCACTCATTCCTTTATTTCCATTAATGGGTTTCTTATTTAATGGCTTTTTTGGAAAGAAAATAAACAAAGGATTAAGTGGAACAATTGCTTCATTAAGCATTTTCGCCTCTTTCATCGTTTCAGTACTTATATTTATGGAACTCCAAGCCTCGTCGCAAAAAGAATTTGTGGTGAATGTATTTTCTTGGATAAATTCAGGTGTGCTTAAAGTTCCCTTTGAATTTTTAGTTGATCCACTTTCGACAGTGTTTTTATTGATCATCACAGGTATTGGTTTTCTAATCCACATCTATTCTATTGGTTACATGCACGATGACGAAGGGTTCGCACGTTTCTTCACCTACCTTAACCTGTTTGTGTTCTTCATGCTTTTATTGGTATTAGGAAACAACTACCTGATTACGTTTGTTGGTTGGGAAGGTGTAGGTCTTTGTTCTTATCTCTTGATAGGTTTCTGGTATAAGAACACTGCTTTTAATAATGCGGCAAAAAAAGCCTTTATCATGAATCGTGTTGGTGATCTTGGATTTTTATTAGGCATTATTCTCATTTTTGTTACTTACGGAAGTATAAGTTATTCGGAAGTATTTGATAACGCAGGTACTGCAAGCACCTCAACAGTTACAGCAATTGCTTTATTACTCTTTATTGGTGCAATCGGTAAGTCTGCTCAACTCCCATTGTACACTTGGTTACCAGATGCCATGGCTGGTCCAACTCCTGTATCGGCTTTAATTCACGCTGCAACCATGGTAACCGCGGGTATTTTTATGATAGTTCGTTCTAATGTGTTTTATTCCATGAGTGCGGTTGCTGGTGAAACGGTAGCGGTTGTTGGTGTTATTACCGCTTTATTTGCAGCAACGATTGGTGTTCTTCAAACGGACATAAAAAAAATACTTGCGTACTCAACGGTTTCTCAACTTGGTTTAATGTTTTTAGCTTTAGGAGTTGGCGCTTATAGTTCAGCAGTTTTTCACGTTACAACTCACGCGTTTTTCAAAGCACTTTTATTCTTGGGAGCAGGTTCTGTTATTCATGCTATGGGTGGAGAACAAGATATTCGCAAAATGGGGGGGTTAAAAGGAAAAATTAAAATCACGTTCGGTACGATGATGATTGGTACAATTGCCATTAGTGGAATTTTTCCATTTAGCGGTTTCTTTAGTAAGGATGAGATTTTAGCACACGCATACGAACACAGTCCTATTCTTTGGCTACTAGGAACGTTCGCTTCTATGCTTACTGCCTTTTATATGTTCCGTTTAATGTTTTTAACTTTCTTTGGTAAATTCAGAGGAACACATGATCAAGAACATCATTTGCACGAGTCACCTTCTTCAATGACAATTCCATTAATTGTTCTTGCAGTGCTTTCTATCTTCGGTGGAGTACTTGGTTTTCCAGAGTTTTGGCATTTACCAAACTGGATGCATCATAATTTAGAACCAATCATTCTAAGACCTTCTTATTCTACAATGAGTCACCAAACAGAATGGACACTCATGATCATCGCAGTAACAGGTGCGTTAGCAGTTATCTATTTTACCTATTTAATGTTTATGAAATATAAAGTAATGCCAGCGGACAAAGAAGAGCAGATGCGTCCTTGGCAAAGAGTTATTTTTAACAAGTACTATGTGGATGAAATTTACGATGCAGTTATTCGTAAACCGTTAGATGCT
- a CDS encoding four helix bundle protein, which produces MSLTPEILKKRTFTFALNTLKTIDGLKKTIANDVMSKQVLRSATSVGANYRAACKAKSTADFINKLKIVEEESDESVYWLELIKEYNNINESNYESLLKESRELERIFSASAITAKNNKLKQQTQS; this is translated from the coding sequence ATGAGTTTAACTCCCGAAATATTAAAAAAAAGAACGTTTACGTTCGCACTTAATACTTTGAAAACAATTGATGGATTAAAAAAAACAATTGCTAACGATGTGATGAGCAAACAGGTTTTGCGTTCTGCAACTTCAGTTGGCGCAAATTATAGAGCAGCTTGCAAAGCAAAATCAACAGCCGATTTTATCAATAAATTAAAAATCGTTGAAGAAGAATCTGATGAATCGGTTTATTGGCTAGAGTTAATTAAAGAATATAACAACATCAATGAATCAAATTACGAGTCATTATTAAAAGAATCTCGAGAGTTGGAGCGAATATTTTCCGCCTCGGCGATTACTGCAAAAAACAACAAATTGAAACAACAAACACAATCGTAA
- a CDS encoding NuoI/complex I 23 kDa subunit family protein, whose translation MQLTNRKVVVSNKEQSFTEKMYFPAIINGMFITFSHLFKKRPTIMYPEQKREYAPIYRGQHVLKRDENGAERCTSCGMCAVACPAEAITMESGERKKGEEGLYREEKYAKMYEINMLRCIFCGLCEEACPKEAIFLTDRIVASEFERDEFIYGKDKLVEKMDKRIDVTKRQTPEVLAFKKIPGLKHNELHTEKLNKGKH comes from the coding sequence ATGCAATTAACGAATAGAAAAGTAGTCGTTTCTAACAAGGAACAAAGCTTTACAGAGAAGATGTATTTTCCTGCAATTATAAACGGGATGTTTATCACGTTTAGCCATCTTTTTAAAAAGAGACCAACTATTATGTACCCAGAGCAAAAACGTGAATACGCGCCAATCTATCGCGGACAACATGTTTTGAAACGTGATGAAAACGGAGCTGAGCGTTGCACGTCTTGTGGTATGTGCGCGGTGGCTTGTCCGGCAGAAGCAATTACAATGGAAAGCGGGGAACGTAAAAAAGGCGAAGAAGGATTATACCGAGAAGAAAAATACGCTAAGATGTATGAAATAAACATGTTGCGTTGCATCTTTTGTGGTTTGTGTGAAGAGGCTTGCCCTAAAGAAGCCATCTTTTTAACTGATAGAATTGTAGCTTCTGAATTTGAACGCGATGAATTTATTTATGGAAAAGATAAATTGGTTGAAAAAATGGATAAACGTATTGATGTCACGAAACGTCAAACGCCAGAAGTATTGGCATTTAAAAAAATTCCAGGATTAAAGCACAACGAATTGCATACGGAGAAATTAAATAAAGGAAAACACTAA
- a CDS encoding NADH-quinone oxidoreductase subunit C, with protein MSKEILDKVNEKLKIQFPDLQMEAELLYDFPVFTVDHNKVHDVLKFLKEDTDLNFHFLTDLTAMQTADEKQLGVIYHLHNMPKNMRVRVKTFVDISKPEIPTATDLWVGANWMERESYDFYGVRFKGHPNLTRILNVDEMDIFPLRKEYPLEDQVREDKEDKLFGR; from the coding sequence ATGAGTAAAGAAATTTTAGATAAAGTAAATGAAAAGCTGAAAATTCAGTTTCCTGACCTTCAAATGGAGGCAGAATTACTGTATGACTTTCCAGTATTTACGGTTGATCACAACAAGGTGCACGATGTGCTAAAGTTTTTGAAAGAAGATACTGATCTCAACTTTCATTTCTTAACTGATTTAACCGCAATGCAAACTGCTGACGAAAAACAATTAGGCGTGATTTATCATTTACACAACATGCCGAAAAACATGCGCGTTCGTGTAAAAACATTTGTGGATATTAGTAAGCCTGAAATTCCTACCGCTACTGATCTGTGGGTTGGAGCCAATTGGATGGAGCGTGAGAGTTACGATTTTTATGGTGTTCGTTTTAAAGGGCATCCTAATTTAACGCGTATTTTAAATGTTGATGAAATGGATATTTTTCCATTGAGAAAAGAGTATCCTCTGGAAGACCAGGTACGTGAAGACAAAGAAGATAAATTATTTGGACGCTAA
- a CDS encoding NADH-quinone oxidoreductase subunit NuoE family protein codes for MSSQVHGTQEFNKTKRAETKFSEDAMIAAQKIIAQYPADKRKSAMLPVLHIAQAEFGGWLSPEAMDYVASLLKVKPIEVFEVASFYSMYNLKPMGKCVLEVCQTSSCWLNGAEDIIKYIEKKLNIKVGETSSDGMFSLKAVECLGSCGTAPMLQCGASFHENLTYDKLDKIMDGYRAEGKLKSYTDKDYKNTL; via the coding sequence ATGAGTTCACAGGTACACGGAACACAGGAGTTTAACAAAACAAAACGCGCCGAAACAAAATTCAGTGAAGATGCAATGATTGCAGCTCAAAAAATTATAGCGCAGTATCCTGCGGATAAACGTAAGTCGGCGATGCTTCCTGTATTGCACATTGCTCAGGCAGAATTTGGCGGATGGTTAAGTCCTGAAGCAATGGATTATGTAGCCAGCTTATTAAAAGTAAAACCTATTGAAGTGTTTGAAGTGGCTTCGTTTTATTCGATGTACAATTTAAAACCAATGGGTAAATGTGTTCTCGAAGTTTGCCAAACAAGTTCATGCTGGTTAAATGGTGCAGAAGACATTATTAAATACATTGAGAAAAAATTGAATATTAAGGTTGGAGAAACGAGTAGCGACGGCATGTTTTCTTTAAAGGCAGTAGAATGTTTAGGTTCTTGTGGAACTGCACCAATGTTGCAATGTGGAGCTAGTTTTCACGAGAATTTGACTTACGATAAGTTAGATAAAATTATGGACGGTTATAGAGCTGAAGGAAAATTAAAAAGTTACACCGATAAAGATTATAAAAATACATTATAG
- the nuoH gene encoding NADH-quinone oxidoreductase subunit NuoH — translation MLEFIIYKSIICVAVFAISLGIAAYSTWWERKFAGLLQDRWGPSRAGVWGLLQPLADGGKMLFKEEIIPNVSNKFLFVLAPGLFIVTAIMAGVLIPWGPAFAMDGKLYPLQVADVNVGVIFLLGVTSIGVYGIMIGGWSSNNKYSLLGAIRSSAQMISYELAMGISLIALIIVAGGTLSFGEIVAMQDKGFANVVWQPLGFLIFFVCALAETNRAPFDLAECETELVGGYHTEYSAFKLGLFLFAEYINMFVSSAVMAGFYFGGYNFPFAHELYNAMGLQEGSWIISLIGFGAYFTKTLIFISVFMWIRWTIPRFRYDQLMNLGWKTLLPLSLLNLAITVVIEFFRGNIQF, via the coding sequence ATGTTAGAATTTATTATATACAAATCAATTATCTGCGTGGCTGTTTTTGCGATATCGCTTGGTATTGCAGCTTACTCCACTTGGTGGGAACGTAAATTTGCTGGGCTTTTACAAGATCGTTGGGGGCCAAGTCGCGCTGGAGTTTGGGGCTTATTGCAGCCATTAGCAGACGGAGGAAAAATGCTTTTCAAAGAAGAAATTATTCCAAATGTTTCTAACAAATTTTTATTTGTACTAGCGCCTGGTTTGTTTATTGTAACGGCTATCATGGCTGGGGTGCTTATTCCATGGGGTCCAGCTTTTGCAATGGACGGGAAACTTTATCCACTTCAAGTAGCGGATGTTAATGTGGGTGTTATTTTTTTATTGGGCGTTACTTCTATCGGTGTTTATGGTATCATGATCGGTGGTTGGTCTTCTAATAATAAATATTCTTTACTAGGCGCTATTCGTTCTTCTGCACAAATGATTAGTTACGAATTAGCAATGGGCATTTCTTTAATAGCATTAATTATTGTTGCTGGTGGAACTCTAAGTTTCGGAGAAATTGTAGCGATGCAAGACAAAGGTTTTGCAAATGTAGTTTGGCAACCGCTTGGTTTTTTAATCTTTTTTGTTTGTGCCTTGGCGGAAACAAACCGAGCACCGTTTGACTTAGCAGAATGTGAAACAGAATTAGTTGGTGGTTATCATACAGAGTACTCTGCATTTAAATTGGGTTTATTTTTATTTGCAGAATACATTAACATGTTTGTGTCTTCGGCAGTAATGGCAGGTTTTTATTTTGGTGGATATAACTTCCCATTTGCACACGAATTATATAACGCAATGGGATTACAAGAAGGTTCTTGGATAATTTCACTAATTGGCTTTGGTGCATACTTTACAAAAACTCTAATTTTCATTTCTGTATTTATGTGGATTCGTTGGACAATACCAAGATTCCGTTATGATCAATTAATGAATTTAGGCTGGAAAACCTTATTACCACTTTCGCTTTTAAATTTAGCGATTACGGTTGTGATAGAATTTTTCAGAGGAAACATACAATTTTAA
- the nuoF gene encoding NADH-quinone oxidoreductase subunit NuoF yields the protein MGKKLLIHNDKVPGINTLEVYRANGGYASVEKALNSMSPDQVTDEVKKSGLRGRGGAGFPTGLKWSFLAKPEGVERYLVCNADESEPGTFKDRYLMEKIPHALIEGMITSSYALGAKTSYIYIRGEYFYIARILEAALAEAYAAGWLGKNILGTNFSHDCYVQVGGGAYICGEETALLESLEGKRGNPRIKPPFPAVAGLWGCPTVVNNVETIAAVCPIVMMGGEEYAKIGIGKSTGTKLISASGHINKPGVYEIELGVPVEEFIFSDEYCGGIRNGKKLKAVVAGGSSVPILPADLILKTAKGEPRLMTYESLGDGGFQTGTMLGSGGFIVMDEDTSIVKNLFTFARFYHHESCGQCSPCREGTGWMEKILKKFLNGTANESDVELLWDIQSKIEGKTICPLGEAAAWPVAAAIRHFKHEFLEIAKSKKFVDISHYNRLNNIVA from the coding sequence ATGGGTAAAAAACTATTAATACACAACGACAAAGTACCGGGAATAAACACTCTAGAGGTTTATCGTGCTAACGGTGGTTACGCTTCGGTAGAGAAAGCACTGAATTCAATGTCCCCTGACCAGGTAACTGATGAGGTTAAAAAATCGGGTTTGAGAGGCCGCGGTGGCGCTGGTTTTCCAACGGGTTTAAAATGGAGTTTCCTTGCAAAGCCTGAAGGTGTTGAACGTTACTTAGTTTGTAATGCAGATGAATCTGAACCGGGAACTTTCAAAGACCGTTATTTAATGGAAAAAATTCCACATGCGTTGATTGAAGGAATGATTACTTCTTCTTATGCATTGGGAGCAAAAACCTCCTACATATATATACGTGGAGAATATTTTTACATAGCACGTATTCTTGAAGCAGCACTTGCGGAAGCTTATGCAGCAGGCTGGTTAGGAAAAAATATTTTAGGGACAAATTTTTCACACGACTGTTATGTACAAGTTGGTGGAGGAGCTTATATCTGTGGAGAAGAAACTGCTTTATTAGAATCGTTAGAAGGCAAGCGTGGTAATCCACGTATCAAACCGCCTTTTCCTGCAGTAGCAGGTTTATGGGGTTGCCCAACGGTTGTAAATAATGTTGAAACGATTGCAGCTGTTTGTCCGATTGTAATGATGGGTGGCGAAGAGTACGCGAAAATCGGAATCGGAAAATCAACGGGAACAAAATTAATTTCTGCGTCAGGACATATTAATAAACCGGGTGTTTATGAAATTGAATTAGGCGTACCAGTTGAAGAATTTATATTCAGTGATGAGTATTGTGGTGGCATTCGTAATGGTAAAAAATTAAAAGCTGTAGTTGCAGGTGGATCATCGGTGCCGATTCTTCCAGCAGATTTAATTTTAAAAACCGCAAAAGGCGAACCACGTTTAATGACTTACGAAAGTTTAGGAGACGGTGGTTTTCAAACTGGTACCATGTTGGGTTCAGGAGGTTTTATTGTTATGGATGAAGATACAAGCATTGTAAAAAATCTCTTTACGTTCGCTCGTTTTTATCATCATGAATCTTGTGGACAATGTTCTCCTTGTCGTGAGGGGACAGGTTGGATGGAAAAAATACTAAAGAAATTTTTGAATGGAACAGCGAATGAAAGTGATGTGGAGTTGTTGTGGGACATTCAAAGTAAAATAGAAGGCAAAACTATTTGTCCTTTAGGAGAAGCTGCCGCATGGCCTGTAGCTGCTGCGATTCGTCACTTTAAACATGAATTTTTAGAAATCGCAAAAAGTAAAAAGTTTGTCGATATCAGTCATTATAATAGATTAAATAATATTGTGGCTTAA
- a CDS encoding 2Fe-2S iron-sulfur cluster-binding protein, with the protein MKVTIDGKEIDVPKGTTILQAARMIGAEVAPPAMCYYTSLKTSGGYCRTCIVKVTQGSAANPTPMPKPVASCRTEVMDGMVVENFTNPEVLEARKGVVEFLLINHPLDCPVCDQAGECKLQDLGYENGSVKTRYEFKRREFEMIDIGDKIKLHMNRCILCYRCVKTADQITDNRVHGVISRGDASEISTYIENIIDNDFSGNVIDVCPVGALTDKTFRFKQRVWFTKPVDAHRNCDKCCGKTRVWLKGEEVVRVTARKDQWDEVEEFICNSCRYDHKKTSDWVIEGPTQITRASVISQNHYNNLNELKVQIMKQQDALGFMPLDKKP; encoded by the coding sequence ATGAAAGTAACTATAGACGGAAAAGAAATTGATGTGCCAAAGGGAACCACAATTCTCCAGGCTGCCCGTATGATTGGCGCTGAGGTTGCTCCGCCGGCCATGTGTTATTACACGAGTTTAAAAACCAGTGGTGGTTATTGCCGCACTTGTATCGTAAAAGTAACGCAAGGAAGTGCTGCTAATCCAACACCAATGCCAAAACCCGTTGCATCTTGCAGAACAGAAGTAATGGATGGAATGGTGGTTGAGAATTTCACCAATCCAGAAGTGCTCGAAGCGCGTAAAGGTGTTGTTGAATTTTTATTAATCAACCACCCATTAGATTGCCCTGTGTGCGATCAGGCAGGTGAGTGTAAATTACAAGATCTTGGTTACGAAAACGGTTCTGTAAAAACACGGTATGAATTTAAACGCCGTGAATTTGAAATGATCGACATTGGTGATAAAATTAAATTACACATGAACCGTTGCATTCTTTGCTACCGTTGTGTAAAAACTGCCGATCAAATTACCGATAACCGCGTGCATGGTGTTATTTCCCGTGGAGATGCCTCTGAAATCTCTACTTACATTGAAAATATTATTGATAACGATTTTTCTGGGAACGTCATAGATGTTTGTCCGGTTGGAGCATTAACAGACAAAACTTTTCGTTTTAAACAACGTGTATGGTTTACAAAACCAGTTGATGCGCATCGTAATTGTGATAAGTGCTGTGGTAAAACCCGCGTGTGGTTAAAAGGAGAAGAAGTTGTGCGTGTAACAGCTCGTAAAGACCAGTGGGATGAGGTGGAAGAATTTATTTGCAATTCGTGTCGTTACGATCATAAAAAAACAAGTGATTGGGTAATTGAAGGGCCGACACAAATTACCCGTGCTTCTGTTATTTCACAAAACCACTATAACAATTTGAACGAATTAAAAGTTCAAATTATGAAACAACAAGATGCATTAGGCTTTATGCCATTAGATAAAAAACCATAG
- a CDS encoding DUF6252 family protein, with product MLHLKKISVLLVCLAIVSSCKKSTTPTPTPTPTPTPSVNGSMTAKLNGTTWTSIKNTGAFVIDTDNDLSALVLNGETANDIFALGIDFPTANPNLSVGNHDFGGVKDDAVFTYTTKTPGGGLLTQHFEDEGTFNITAVDNTNKTVSGTFTFRMHKSGSTAAGDSIYVTNGVFNNIKYAVQ from the coding sequence ATGTTACATCTTAAAAAAATAAGCGTCCTTTTAGTTTGCCTTGCAATTGTCAGCTCTTGTAAAAAGAGTACAACCCCAACTCCTACACCAACCCCCACTCCTACACCAAGTGTTAATGGTAGTATGACTGCAAAGTTAAATGGGACAACCTGGACATCCATTAAAAACACCGGAGCATTTGTTATAGACACAGATAACGATCTTTCAGCACTCGTTTTAAATGGAGAAACTGCAAATGATATTTTCGCTCTTGGAATTGATTTTCCAACAGCAAATCCGAATCTAAGTGTAGGAAATCATGATTTCGGTGGAGTAAAAGATGATGCGGTCTTTACCTACACCACAAAAACACCAGGCGGTGGGTTGTTAACACAGCACTTTGAGGATGAAGGAACTTTTAATATTACGGCTGTAGATAACACTAACAAAACGGTTTCAGGGACATTCACTTTTAGAATGCACAAGTCGGGTTCCACTGCAGCAGGAGATAGCATCTATGTAACAAACGGGGTTTTTAATAATATTAAATACGCAGTCCAGTAA
- a CDS encoding NADH-quinone oxidoreductase subunit D — protein MSKKENTITPPADTMEKEYTTLNLGPTHPATHGIFQNVLKMDGEIIHDAVPTLGYIHRAFEKLAERRPYAQITPITDRLNYCSSPINNMGWHMTVEKLIKAEIPKRAEYMRVIVMELSRIADHIICNTIIGQDTGATTGFLYLFQWREHIYDIFESICGARLTTNICRIGGFDVEWTKVTWDRIHAFIKDFPAALNEFNKLLMRNKIFMDRTVDCGPISGERALEYSFTGPNLRAAGIDYDVRVATPYSSYQDFDFKIPVGTSGDTYDRFTVRNEEMWQSLEIIKQAIKNLPTGPVHADIPDFFLPPKQEVYNNMEALIYHFKIVMGETDVPKGEVYHCVEGGNGELGFYLISDGGRTPFRLHFRRPCFIYYQAYPEMIKGGLLSDAILTMSSMNVIAGELDA, from the coding sequence ATGAGTAAAAAAGAAAATACGATAACGCCTCCAGCCGACACAATGGAAAAAGAGTATACGACCTTAAACCTTGGTCCTACTCATCCTGCTACGCATGGTATTTTTCAAAACGTATTAAAAATGGATGGCGAGATCATTCACGACGCCGTTCCAACTTTAGGATACATACATAGAGCTTTTGAAAAATTAGCCGAAAGGAGGCCTTATGCGCAAATAACTCCAATTACAGATCGTTTAAACTATTGTTCATCGCCAATTAATAATATGGGTTGGCACATGACGGTGGAGAAATTAATTAAAGCAGAAATTCCTAAACGCGCAGAATACATGCGCGTAATCGTGATGGAACTTTCCAGAATTGCCGATCACATTATTTGTAATACGATTATTGGTCAGGATACTGGCGCTACAACTGGTTTCTTATATTTGTTTCAATGGCGTGAACATATTTATGATATTTTTGAAAGTATTTGCGGCGCACGTTTAACAACAAACATTTGTCGCATTGGAGGTTTTGATGTGGAGTGGACTAAAGTAACTTGGGATCGCATTCATGCTTTTATAAAAGATTTTCCTGCTGCATTAAATGAATTTAATAAACTCTTAATGCGCAATAAAATTTTCATGGATAGAACTGTTGATTGTGGTCCTATAAGTGGAGAACGTGCTTTAGAATACAGTTTTACAGGACCTAATTTAAGAGCTGCAGGAATTGATTACGATGTGCGTGTAGCAACTCCTTATTCTTCGTATCAAGATTTTGATTTTAAAATTCCAGTTGGAACAAGTGGTGATACTTACGATCGTTTCACTGTTCGTAACGAAGAAATGTGGCAGTCACTAGAAATTATTAAACAAGCAATTAAAAACTTGCCTACTGGTCCGGTGCATGCTGATATTCCTGATTTCTTCTTACCACCTAAACAAGAGGTGTATAATAACATGGAAGCTTTGATCTATCACTTCAAAATTGTGATGGGTGAAACAGATGTTCCTAAAGGAGAAGTATATCATTGTGTGGAAGGCGGGAATGGAGAATTAGGTTTTTATTTAATAAGTGATGGCGGAAGAACTCCATTTCGTTTGCATTTTCGCAGGCCCTGTTTTATTTATTATCAGGCTTATCCTGAAATGATTAAAGGTGGTTTACTTTCAGACGCTATTCTTACCATGAGTAGTATGAATGTAATTGCGGGGGAGTTGGACGCTTAA
- a CDS encoding NADH-quinone oxidoreductase subunit J family protein: MLGYTITQWIFGILSFMAIMFALMVVFSRNPVNSVLYLVLTFFCIAGHYLLMNAQFLAVVHIAVYAGAIMVLFLFVIMLMNLNEDAEPQKTMVSKIIAGVIGGMLLLVLVGALKGTSQLGLSQYGHSEIGLVKKLGHVLFHEFLFPFEIVSVLLLSALVGAIMIGKKEIK, from the coding sequence ATGTTAGGTTACACAATTACACAATGGATTTTTGGAATACTTTCCTTTATGGCGATTATGTTCGCTTTAATGGTTGTATTTAGCCGTAATCCCGTTAACTCAGTATTGTATCTGGTGTTAACGTTTTTCTGCATAGCAGGACATTATCTTTTAATGAACGCGCAGTTTTTAGCGGTGGTTCATATTGCTGTTTACGCAGGGGCCATTATGGTTTTGTTTTTGTTTGTGATTATGCTCATGAATTTAAACGAAGACGCCGAACCTCAAAAAACAATGGTCTCCAAAATAATTGCAGGAGTTATAGGTGGTATGTTGCTTCTTGTATTAGTTGGCGCTTTAAAAGGAACTAGTCAGTTAGGCTTATCGCAATACGGACATTCAGAAATTGGTTTAGTGAAAAAACTTGGACACGTGTTGTTTCATGAATTTTTGTTTCCATTTGAAATTGTTTCGGTGTTGTTGTTATCGGCGTTGGTTGGTGCAATTATGATTGGGAAAAAGGAGATAAAATAG